From Scomber japonicus isolate fScoJap1 chromosome 22, fScoJap1.pri, whole genome shotgun sequence, one genomic window encodes:
- the actn3b gene encoding alpha-actinin-3b produces the protein MTAVETHITYSNSYTIQHEEAYMNQEDDWDRDLLLDPAWEKQQRKTFTAWCNSHLRKAGTQIENIEEDFRNGLKLMLLLEVISGERLPKPDKGKMRFHKIANVNKALDFICSKGVKLVSIGAEEIVDGNVKMTLGMIWTIILRFAIQDISVEETSAKEGLLLWCQRKTAPYRNVNVQNFHISWKDGLALCALIHRHRPDLIDYSKLRKDDPIGNLNTAFEVAEKFLDIPKMLDAEDIVNTPKPDEKAIMTYVSCFYHAFAGAEQAETAANRICKVLAVNQENEKLMEEYEKLASELLEWIRRTIPWLENRVAEQTMRSMQQKLEDFRDYRRVHKPPRVQEKCQLEINFNTLQTKLRLSNRPAFMPSEGKMVSDIANAWKGLEQVEKGYEEWLLTEIRRLERLDHLAEKFKQKCSMHESWTGGKEDLLAQKDYESASLMEIRALMRKHEAFESDLAAHQDRVEQIAAIAQELNELDYHDAATVNARCQGICDQWDNLGTLTQKRRDALERVEKLWETIDQLYLEFAKRAAPFNNWMDGAMEDLQDMFIVHSIEEIQSLITAHDQFKATLPEADKERMATMGIHSEILKIAQTYGIKLSGINPYTNLSPQDISNKWDAVKHLVPLRDQMLQEEVARQQANERLRRQFAAQANIIGPWIQTKMEEISHVSVDIAGSLEEQMNSLKQYEQNIINYKSNIDKLEGDHQLSQESLIFDNKHTNYTMEHIRVGWEQLLTTIARTINEVENQILTRDAKGISQEQLNEFRASFNHFDRKRNGMMDPDDFRACLISMGYDLGEVEFARIMTLVDANNTGVVTFQAFIDFMTRETAETDTAEQVMASFKILASDKNYITVDELRRELPPEQAEYCISRMTRYVGSDGPTGALDYISFSSALYGESDL, from the exons accTTCACAGCTTGGTGTAACTCCCACTTGAGGAAGGCCGGGACACAGATTGAGAACATTGAAGAGGATTTCAGAAATGGCCTCAAACTtatgctgctgctggaggtcaTATCAG GCGAGAGGCTGCCCAAACCCGACAAAGGCAAGATGCGTTTCCACAAGATCGCCAACGTGAACAAAGCCTTGGACTTCATCTGCAGCAAGGGGGTCAAGCTGGTGTCTATCGGCGCTGAGG aaATTGTCGACGGTAACGTGAAGATGACCCTTGGTATGATCTGGACCATCATCCTGCGTTTCGCCATCCAGGACATCTCTGTtgaag AGACCTCTGCTAAGGAGGGTCTGCTGCTGTGGTGCCAGAGGAAGACTGCCCCCTACAGGAACGTCAATGTGCAGAACTTCCACATCAG TTGGAAGGACGGCCTGGCTCTGTGCGCCCTCATCCACAGACACAGACCCGACCTCATTGACTACTCCAAACTGAGAAAG GATGACCCCATCGGTAACCTGAACACCGCCTTCGAGGTGGCCGAGAAGTTCCTGGACATCCCAAAGATGCTCGACGCTGAAG ATATTGTGAACACACCCAAACCTGATGAGAAGGCCATCATGACCTACGTGTCCTGCTTCTACCACGCCTTCGCCGGTGCTGAGCAG GCTGAGACCGCTGCCAACCGTATCTGTAAGGTGCTGGCCGTCAACCAGGAGAATGAGAAGCTGATGGAGGAGTACGAGAAGCTGGCCAGTGAG CTGCTGGAATGGATCCGCCGCACCATCCCCTGGCTGGAGAACCGCGTGGCAGAGCAGACCATGCGCTCCATGCAGCAGAAGCTGGAAGATTTCCGTGACTACCGCCGCGTCCACAAGCCGCCCCGCGTCCAGGAGAAATGCCAGCTGGAGATCAACTTCAACACCCTGCAGACCAAGCTGAGGCTCAGCAACAGGCCTGCCTTCATGCCCTCCGAGGGCAAGATGGTGTCG gacATCGCCAACGCCTGGAAGGGTCTGGAGCAGGTGGAGAAGGGCTATGAGGAGTGGCTGCTGACTGAGATCCGCCGCCTGGAGAGACTTGATCACCTGGCCGAGAAGTTCAAGCAGAAGTGCTCCATGCACGAGTCCTGGACTGGAG GTAAGGAGGACCTGCTGGCCCAGAAGGACTACGAGTCCGCCTCTCTGATGGAGATCAGAGCTCTGATGAGGAAGCACGAGGCCTTTGAGAGCGACCTCGCTGCCCACCAGGACAGAGTGGAGCAGATCGCTGCCATTGCCCAGGAGCTTAA TGAGCTGGACTACCACGATGCTGCCACAGTGAACGCCCGCTGCCAGGGTATCTGTGACCAGTGGGACAACCTGGGTACCCTCACCCAGAAGAGGAGGGATGCACTGGAG cGTGTGGAGAAACTGTGGGAAACTATTGACCAGCTGTACCTTGAGTTCGCCAAGAGGGCGGCGCCCTTCAACAACTGGATGGACGGAGCCATGGAGGACCTGCAGGATATGTTCATCGTCCACAGCATTGAGGAGATCCAG AGTCTGATCACAGCTCACGACCAGTTCAAGGCCACCCTGCCCGAGGCCGACAAGGAGCGCATGGCCACCATGGGCATTCACAGCGAGATCCTGAAGATCGCCCAGACCTACGGCATCAAGCTGTCCGGAATCAACCCGTACACCAACCTCAGCCCCCAGGACATCAGCAACAAGTGGGACGCT GTGAAGCACCTCGTGCCCCTCAGAGACCAAATGCTCCAGGAGGAAGTGGCCAGACAGCAGGCCAACGAGAGACTGAGGCGCCAGTTCGCCGCCCAGGCCAACATCATCGGACCCTGGATTCAAACCAAGATGGAG GAGATCAGCCATGTGTCCGTGGACATCGCCGGCTCTCTGGAGgaacagatgaacagcctgaaGCAGTACGAGCAGAACATCATCAACTACAAATCCAACATCGACAAGCTGGAGGGAGACCACCAGCTGAGCCAGGAGTCCCTCATCTTCGACAACAAGCACACCAACTACACCATGGAG CACATCCGCGTGGGCTGGGAGCAGCTGCTCACCACCATCGCCAGAACCATCAACGAGGTGGAGAACCAGATCCTGACCCGCGACGCCAAGGGCATCAGCCAGGAGCAGCTCAACGAGTTCAGGGCCTCCTTCAACCACTTCGACAGG AAGAGAAACGGCATGATGGACCCAGACGACTTCCGTGCCTGCCTCATCTCCATGGGTTACGATCTG GGTGAGGTTGAGTTTGCTCGCATTATGACTCTGGTGGACGCCAACAACACAGGCGTGGTGACCTTCCAGGCCTTCATCGACTTCATGACCCGCGAGACCGCCGAGACCGACACCGCAGAACAAGTCATGGCCTCCTTCAAGATTCTGGCTTCAGACAAG aACTACATCACAGTGGATGAGCTGCGCAGGGAGCTGCCGCCAGAGCAGGCCGAGTACTGCATCAGCCGCATGACCAGGTACGTCGGATCCGACGGCCCCACCGGCGCCCTGGACTACATCTCCTTCTCCAGCGCCCTCTACGGAGAGAGCGACTTATAA